The Flavobacterium sp. M31R6 nucleotide sequence AACACTTTCGAATGGTACATTAAAAACAGTTTGAATAACAGGTCGTTCCGATGCAACAACAACAATCTCATCATCTTGGTAATAATAAGCTGGGCGAATTCCTGCAGGATCTCTAAAGACAAATGCATCTCCATGACCCAATAAACCAGCCATAGCATATCCACCATCAAGATTTTTTGCTGAACGTGAAAGTATTTTTGCAATATCTAAACGATCTGCAATAACTGGTGAAGCTTCTCTTTTAGAATAACCCTCAGCTTTGCAATCTTGGTACAATTGCATCACTTCCTTATCTAAAAAGTGACCAATTTTTTCCATTACCGTAACCGTATCAGCCATTTCTTTTGGATGTTGCCCCAATTCAACAAGGTTCTCAAAAAGTTCTTTAACGTTGGTCATGTTAAAATTACCTGCTAAAATTAAGTTTCTGTGCATCCAATTGCTCTGACGCAAAAATGGGTGAACACTTTCGATACTGTTTTTACCAAAAGTCCCATAACGTACGTGTCCTAAAAATAATTCCCCTATATAAGGAATATTCGCTTTTAATTGGGACATATCATCCGCGTATTCTGGATGGGCAACCATTTCTTCGTTTATTCTTTCATTTATTTGCTTGAAAACATCTTGAATCGGTTGTGCATGATTGGAACGCACACGACTGATGTATCTCTCACCAGGCTCCACATCCATTTTAATACTTGCAAAACCAGCACCGTCTTGACCTCGATTGTGCTGTTTCTCCATCATTAAGTACATTTTTTGGATACCATAGAAAGCAGTTCCGTACTTTTCTTTATAGAATTCAAGGGGTTTTAAAAGTCTAACTAAAGCTATTCCACATTCGTGTTTTAAAGCGTCGCTCATTGTTTTATTGTTTGTAGTTATTGGTATTTAATGATGTCTCTATTACTATCCTTCTTATAAATACGATGCAAATTCGTACTCTTTCTTATAAATATTGACTGTACTAATTAAAAAAAGCCTCATATAGAGGCTTAAGAACATTATAATTCTATTTCAAACTGGGTCAGAGACTTGAACTGTTTCAACCTTGAGACCACTTCATCTTTATCCAAATCAAGCATTCGTTCCGTTCCGAATTTCTCTACACTGAAAGAAGCTAAATTAGAACCGTGAATTATTGCATTCTTCATATTATCAAAAGAAACATTTTCACTTTGTGTAATATATCCTGAAAAACCTCCTGCAAAAGTATCTCCTGCTCCTGTTGGATCAAAAACTTCTTCTAATGGCAATGCCGGAGCAAAGAAAATTTCTTCACCATGAAACAATAACGCTCCATGTTCTCCTTTTTTGATTACCACATATTTTGGTCCCATTTCGTGAATTTTTGCAGCTGCCTTTACCAAAGAATACTCTCCTGAAAGCTGACGGGCTTCTTCATCATTTATAGTGATAACATCTACTCTTTTGATGATTGCCAATAATTCCGGTAAAGCACAATCCATCCAAAAGTTCATGGTATCCAAAACCACTAATTTTGGTTTTGTTTCCATTTGGTCCAAAACACTGCTTTGAACTAGTGGATGCAAGTTACCCAACATCACAATTTCGGCATTTTTATAGTCTTGAGGAACTTTTGGTTGAAAATCTGCCAAAACATTAAGTTCTGTAACCAAAGTATCTCTTGAATTTAAATCGTTGTGGTACAATCCGCTCCAGAAAAAGGTTTTACCTCCCTTAACAACTTCAATACCTGAAATATCAATATTTCTATCGGTTAACAAATCAAGATATTCTTGTGGAAAATCGTCACCAACTACAGAAACTATAGCTGATTGAACATTGAAAAAAGAAGCTGATAACCCTATATATGTTGCTGCTCCCCCTAAAATTTTATCTGTTTTTCCAAAAGGAGTTTCAATTGCGTCGAAAGCTACTGTTCCGACAATCAATAATTTATTCATTAGGTATGTTTCGAATTAGGGTGCAAAGATAGTCCATAAGTTGCAATATTGCAAAGGGTCAGACTATCAAAGTTTTCATAAAAGTTTACCCTCTTCTTTTTCATAAAAAGCATCAATAGATAGTTGCTTTTGCATGGAAGCCATAACGGCCAATTCGTCGCATCTTTCGTTTTGAGGGTGATTATTGTGTCCTTTAATCCATTTGAAATCTACCTGATGTTTCCTGTAAGCAACTAAGAAGCGCTTCCATAAGTCAGGATTTTTTTTACCTGCGAATCCTTTCTTCTCCCAACCAAAAACCCATTTTTTTTGTACCGAATCCACAACATATTTTGAATCTGAGATGACCAAAACAGTAGTATTCTCTTTTTTCAATTTTTCTAAACCAACAATTACACCCAACAATTCCATCCTATTATTGGTTGTATATCGAAAGCCCTCATAAAATTCTTTTTTATAAGGTTTTCCAACCCATTCCATTACCACACCATAACCACCATTACCGGGATTGCCTTTGGCAGCACCATCCGTATATATATGTACGTCGTATTCCAAAGTATGATATTAAAGGTTAGAAGTTAGTAGTTTTTCAATAATAACCGGAAAATATTCTTGTTCCAATGCGTGGATTTTGACCGCTACCGATTCTGGGGTATCGGTTTCAGAAAGAGCAACACTTTGTTGAAATATAATATTACCTTCATCATAGTTTTCATTTACATAATGAATGGTAATCCCTGTTTCTTTTTCATTATTTTCCACTACCGCTTTATGAATGTAAATACCATACATTCCTTTACCTCCAAATTTTGGCAACAGTGCAGGATGTATATTTACTATGCGATTTGGATAGGCTTCAATCAAATTTTCGGGAAATTTTAATAAAAAGCCAGCCAAGACTATCAAATCAGGTTGAAAATCATTAACTTTTTGTAGTGTTTTTCCTGAATTTAATTCTTCTTTTGAAAAAATAACAGTTGGAACAGCTAATTTTTTTGCTTTATCAAGAACTGTTGCATTCGAATTATTTGAAAAAACCGCTACCACAGTTCCGGTAGATCTATTGCCAAAATATTTTATAATATTTTCAGCGTTAGTCCCCGATCCAGAAGCAAATATCAGTATTCTTTTCATAATTCGTTATTTAAAATTTATGCAAAAAAAGGAATAAAAAACGAAAATAAATAGATTTAAGAAATCTTTGTTGAAATAAATTTTATAAATTAGTACACACATTTATTCACTAAATAGTTGTTTTAAAATAAAGTTGTTTTATTTTTGCCAACAAATTAAATTCTAAAATTAAAAGATTATGTCAGACATTGCATCAAGAGTAAAAGCGATTATCGTAGACAAATTAGGTGTTGACGAAAACGAAGTTGTAACAGAAGCAAGCTTCACTAATGATTTGGGAGCTGACTCATTAGACACTGTTGAGCTTATTATGGAATTCGAAAAAGAATTTGATATCCAAATTCCAGACGATCAAGCAGAAAACATCGCTACTGTAGGTCAAGCTATCTCTTACATCGAGGAAGCTAAAAAATAATAATGACACACCCGATTTCTAAAATTTTAAAGTTTTAAGAATCGGGTGTTATTATTTGATTAAATAAATTTTTCGATTGAACTTCAATCAAATTATATTTACATTATAATACCCATGTCTCTTTTAGTTACTTCTTATAGTATAGAAAGCATGGGCTTTATTTGTTAAAAGATAACAAAAATAAAAACGTTATGGTTTTAAGAAGAGTTGTTGTAACAGGCCTTGGTGCTCTTACTCCCATTGGTAATAATATTGAGGAATTTTGGAATGGTCTAATCAATGGTGTTAGCGGAGCTGCTCCAATAACCTATTTCGATGCTTCAAAGTTTAGAACTAAGTTTGCTTGTGAAGTTAAAAACTTCAATGTTGAAGACTTCATAGACAGAAAAGAGGCAAGAAAAATGGACCGTTACGCACAATACGCTATGGTTGCATCGGAAGAAGCTTTAAAAGATGCCGGTTTCGATTTTGACAAAATAAACAAAGACAGAGTAGGTGTTATTTGGGGTTCAGGAATTGGAGGATTAGAAACTTTTCAAATAGAAGTTCTTAATTTTGCAGCCGGAGATGGTACTCCAAAATTTAATCCTTTCTTCATACCAAAAATGATTGCAGATATTGCAGGCGGTCTAATTTCAATGAAATATGGATTTAGAGGACCAAATTTCACAACAGTTTCGGCTTGTGCATCCTCAACAAACGCAATCATTGACGCTTTCAATTACATTAGATTGGGTCATGCCGATGCAATAGTAACCGGTGGTTCAGAAGCTGCTGTAACAATTGCAGGAATGGGCGGTTTTAATGCTATGCATGCCTTATCTACCAGAAATGACGATCCAAAAACAGCTTCTAGACCTATGGACAAAGACAGAGATGGATTTGTGTTAGGTGAAGGTGCCGGAGCACTAATCTTAGAAGAATACGAACATGCTGTGGCTCGTGGCGCCAAAATATACTGTGAAATTGGTGGAGGCGGAATGTCTGCAGATGCTTATCACATTACTGCACCACATCCTGAAGGATTGGGAGCTAAAAATGTAATGTTAAACTGTTTAAGAGATGCTGGTTTAGAGCCAACTGATGTAGATGGTGTAAATATGCATGGAACCTCAACTCCTCTTGGTGATATCGGGGAATCAAAAGCAATTCTACACGTTTTTGGTGAACATGCTTACACAATGAATTTGAATTCAACAAAATCAATGACTGGTCACTTACTTGGTGCTACTGGAGCAATTGAAGCTATATCTTGTATTCTTTCATTAAAACATGGTATTATTCCTCCAACAATCAATCATTTTACAGATGATGAAAACATTGACCCAAAATTAAACTTTACTTTTAACGTTGCTCAAAAAAGAGAAATGAACGTTGTCATGAGTAATACATTTGGTTTTGGCGGCCACAATGCTTGCGTTTTGGTAAAAAAATTAGATTACAAATCATAAATGCGTATACTTAAAAAAATATTCTCAAAATCCCGTTCTCTAGAAGACGGGATTTTTTTTGATGCTATTCAACCTATTCTCGGTTTCGATCCTGTAACGCTAGAATGTTACAAAAAGGCATTTACCCATCGCTCATCCAATCGTATCGATTTAAAAGGAAATCCTGTTAATTACGAAAGACTTGAATTTCTAGGAGACGCAATGCTAAGTGCCGTAATTGCAGCCTACTTATTTAATGAAGCTCCGCTTGGAGACGAAGGTTATCTAACCAAAATGCGTTCTAAAATAGTCAGCAGAGAACATTTAAATGAGTTAGGTAAAGATTTAAATTTAATCCAATTTGTCGAAAGCAAAGTTCCTGTTCATCATTTTGGCGAAAACATACATGGCAATATCTTCGAATCTTTGATTGGGGCCATTTACTTAGATAGAGGATATGAATATTGCGAAAAATTCATCCAAAAGAGAGTAATTGTCCCTTATGTTGACATTGCTCGACTTGAAGGAAAAGTAATTAGCTACAAAAGCCTTGTTATCGAATGGTGCCAAAAAGAGAAAAAACAGTTTCACTATGACATATTTGAAGACAATGCTATTGATGGCCAACGCCTATTTGGTGTAAAACTTAGTATTGATGACAAAGTAATTGCAAAAGCCAGAGCTACTTCAAAAAAGAAAGCAGAAGAAAAGGCATCTCAACGTGCCTACTTTGCATTTCAAGAGAAAATTGACAGAAAATAACTATTCTATTATCAATACTACATCGTTTTCGTTAATAAAATATCAAAATCATAGCCGCCTAGCAACCTTTTGCGACAATAGAAATACTATATTTACATCTTATTTTTTAATGAAATGGCAATTCATAAACTGGATTTTGGCGAATTTGACGAAATAGATTATAGTCTTATTGCTATTCACACTTCATTAGAAGATTACCGATTGGCTTATTTTATCAATCAAAAACTTCATGTTAATCTGAATAAATCTATAAAAGAAATTCAAATTACAGTTAAGGAAGGGGAAGCTCATTTTTCTAGATTTCATTATTATGAAAAGAAAAAAGAGATTTCCTGGGATTTGATACAGAATAAAAACGAAGTCATTCAACAACAAAACGAGGAAAATCAGAGTTTGTTTTCGAATGTAAATTTAGAAGTTGTCACAAAAGTGTATATGCTTCCTGAATTTAAAAAAGTAGATTACTTTTTGAAAATAGAAAACAGCGATGAGAATTTAAATCTTTTGAAAATACAGAATGAACTGAATACAATAGACAATATAGCAACGGTCTATATTGTTGACATAAATAAAATAAAATCTAAAAACAATTTAATTTTTTAATACCAATGCATACTAACAAAAAGACCAAAATTGTAGCCACACTTGGGCCTGCATGTAGCACACGAGAAATCATAAAAGACATGATTGAAGCAGGTGTAAATGTATTTAGAGTAAATTTTTCCCATGCTGATTACGAAGACGTAAAAAATAAGATAAGCATTATCCGCGGTATAAACGAAGAATTTGGATATACTACCGGAATTCTAGGAGATTTACAAGGACCTAAACTACGTGTTGGAGTAATGGAAGATGGAGTTGTTGTAAATGATGGTGATTTAATCACTTTTACAACTGCAGAAGATATAATCGGTACTTCAAAGAAAGTATTCATGAAATACCAAAATTTTCCTAATGACGTAAATCCTGGTGAAAGAATATTATTGGACGATGGTAAATTAATCTTTGAAATTGTTTCAACTGATAAAAAATCAGAGGTTGTTGCTCGTGTTATTCAAGGAGGCGAATTGAAATCAAAGAAAGGGGTAAATTTACCTAACACTAAAATTTCATTACCTGCAATGACCGAAAAAGACATCGCTGATGCCATTTTTGCAATAGAAATGAAATTAGACTGGATTGCTCTTTCATTTGTTAAAACACCGAGAGATTTACAAGACCTACAAGAATTGATCGCTAAACATTCTGAATATAAAATTCCAATTATAGCCAAAATCGAAATGCCAGAAGCATTAGAAAATATGGATAGAATTGTAGCTTATTGTGATGCTTTGATGGTTGCCAGAGGTGACTTGGGTGTTGAGTTACCAGCTCATGAAGTACCATTGGTACAAAAAGAATTGATTCGTAGAGCTAAAACAGCTAGAATTCCAGTTATTGTTGCCACTCAAATGATGGAGACTATGATTACTAGTTTGACTCCAACTCGTGCTGAAGTAAATGACGTAGCCAACTCTGTAATGGATGGTGCAGATGCAGTAATGCTTTCTGGAGAAACTGCCACTGGAAACTATCCGGTCCAGGTAATCCAAAAAATGACTCAAATACTTGAAGCAGTTGAAGATTCACCGCTTATCCAAGTTCCTCAAAACTCCCCTCAAGTAAGAACAAACCGTTTTATCACTAAAACTATTTGTCAACATGCAGCCATTATGGCCAATGCAATCAAAGCAAAAGCAATTTGTACCTTAACCAACAGCGGTTATACAGCGTTTCAAATTTCAGCATGGAGACCTTCTGCACACATTTTGGTTTTCACTTCTAATAAAAGAATTTTAACTCAGCTTAATTTATTATGGGGAGTAAAATCATTCTATTACGAAAAATCAGTTAGTACAGATGATACTGTTACGGATGTAAATAACATCGTAAAAGAAAAAGGGTTTGTAAAAAAAGGTGATTTCTTAATCAACTTAGCTGCAATGCCAATTTCCGATAAAGGAATGGTTAATACCTTAAGAGTTTCTGAAATAGAATAACTTTTAGCGCATTAAAATATAAAACCGTCTTAAATCTTTTAAAGATTCAAGACGGTTTTTTGGTTTAAATTTTTAATTATTTTTACAGGAAACAAATCCAACTTTAATGAATCGCTTTTCACTGTTTCTTATTATTTCACTTCTATCATTTCCCTTATTTGCTCAAAATAATTCAAATAATCTATTGCTTGAAATAGACAAGACTATTGAAAACAATTCCTATTATACACAAAAGAAAGAACACGGAATTACGCAGCTTAAAGTACAATTAAAACGCACCAATGATCCTGAGCAAAAATATAAGATTACACAAAAACTATATAATGACTACCAATCGTATCAATCAGATTCTGCATTGGTATATGCCAGAA carries:
- a CDS encoding IPExxxVDY family protein, which translates into the protein MAIHKLDFGEFDEIDYSLIAIHTSLEDYRLAYFINQKLHVNLNKSIKEIQITVKEGEAHFSRFHYYEKKKEISWDLIQNKNEVIQQQNEENQSLFSNVNLEVVTKVYMLPEFKKVDYFLKIENSDENLNLLKIQNELNTIDNIATVYIVDINKIKSKNNLIF
- a CDS encoding acyl carrier protein produces the protein MSDIASRVKAIIVDKLGVDENEVVTEASFTNDLGADSLDTVELIMEFEKEFDIQIPDDQAENIATVGQAISYIEEAKK
- the pyk gene encoding pyruvate kinase, coding for MHTNKKTKIVATLGPACSTREIIKDMIEAGVNVFRVNFSHADYEDVKNKISIIRGINEEFGYTTGILGDLQGPKLRVGVMEDGVVVNDGDLITFTTAEDIIGTSKKVFMKYQNFPNDVNPGERILLDDGKLIFEIVSTDKKSEVVARVIQGGELKSKKGVNLPNTKISLPAMTEKDIADAIFAIEMKLDWIALSFVKTPRDLQDLQELIAKHSEYKIPIIAKIEMPEALENMDRIVAYCDALMVARGDLGVELPAHEVPLVQKELIRRAKTARIPVIVATQMMETMITSLTPTRAEVNDVANSVMDGADAVMLSGETATGNYPVQVIQKMTQILEAVEDSPLIQVPQNSPQVRTNRFITKTICQHAAIMANAIKAKAICTLTNSGYTAFQISAWRPSAHILVFTSNKRILTQLNLLWGVKSFYYEKSVSTDDTVTDVNNIVKEKGFVKKGDFLINLAAMPISDKGMVNTLRVSEIE
- a CDS encoding PfkB family carbohydrate kinase, which produces MNKLLIVGTVAFDAIETPFGKTDKILGGAATYIGLSASFFNVQSAIVSVVGDDFPQEYLDLLTDRNIDISGIEVVKGGKTFFWSGLYHNDLNSRDTLVTELNVLADFQPKVPQDYKNAEIVMLGNLHPLVQSSVLDQMETKPKLVVLDTMNFWMDCALPELLAIIKRVDVITINDEEARQLSGEYSLVKAAAKIHEMGPKYVVIKKGEHGALLFHGEEIFFAPALPLEEVFDPTGAGDTFAGGFSGYITQSENVSFDNMKNAIIHGSNLASFSVEKFGTERMLDLDKDEVVSRLKQFKSLTQFEIEL
- the fabF gene encoding beta-ketoacyl-ACP synthase II — encoded protein: MVLRRVVVTGLGALTPIGNNIEEFWNGLINGVSGAAPITYFDASKFRTKFACEVKNFNVEDFIDRKEARKMDRYAQYAMVASEEALKDAGFDFDKINKDRVGVIWGSGIGGLETFQIEVLNFAAGDGTPKFNPFFIPKMIADIAGGLISMKYGFRGPNFTTVSACASSTNAIIDAFNYIRLGHADAIVTGGSEAAVTIAGMGGFNAMHALSTRNDDPKTASRPMDKDRDGFVLGEGAGALILEEYEHAVARGAKIYCEIGGGGMSADAYHITAPHPEGLGAKNVMLNCLRDAGLEPTDVDGVNMHGTSTPLGDIGESKAILHVFGEHAYTMNLNSTKSMTGHLLGATGAIEAISCILSLKHGIIPPTINHFTDDENIDPKLNFTFNVAQKREMNVVMSNTFGFGGHNACVLVKKLDYKS
- a CDS encoding phosphoribosylglycinamide formyltransferase; amino-acid sequence: MKRILIFASGSGTNAENIIKYFGNRSTGTVVAVFSNNSNATVLDKAKKLAVPTVIFSKEELNSGKTLQKVNDFQPDLIVLAGFLLKFPENLIEAYPNRIVNIHPALLPKFGGKGMYGIYIHKAVVENNEKETGITIHYVNENYDEGNIIFQQSVALSETDTPESVAVKIHALEQEYFPVIIEKLLTSNL
- the rnhA gene encoding ribonuclease HI, which translates into the protein MEYDVHIYTDGAAKGNPGNGGYGVVMEWVGKPYKKEFYEGFRYTTNNRMELLGVIVGLEKLKKENTTVLVISDSKYVVDSVQKKWVFGWEKKGFAGKKNPDLWKRFLVAYRKHQVDFKWIKGHNNHPQNERCDELAVMASMQKQLSIDAFYEKEEGKLL
- the rnc gene encoding ribonuclease III, which produces MRILKKIFSKSRSLEDGIFFDAIQPILGFDPVTLECYKKAFTHRSSNRIDLKGNPVNYERLEFLGDAMLSAVIAAYLFNEAPLGDEGYLTKMRSKIVSREHLNELGKDLNLIQFVESKVPVHHFGENIHGNIFESLIGAIYLDRGYEYCEKFIQKRVIVPYVDIARLEGKVISYKSLVIEWCQKEKKQFHYDIFEDNAIDGQRLFGVKLSIDDKVIAKARATSKKKAEEKASQRAYFAFQEKIDRK